ATTATCGGTACTGTTGATTCCACGACCGGCAAAATGGCCCCAGATCGATTGAATTGGTTTCAAGACAGCATGAGGTATACGCTTAGCCTCGTATTCATTATCGTCCGCTGTGCAGAAGAGATCCGTGCTTCCCGGCATGATACAGGCAAGAGCTTTTATGCTCTGAAGTGCCTTGTCAAAGTCTCCTTTATAGGAAGGGTTTGCACTAATATCAGCATGTTGGCCTGTCCATAACATTGCCAGAACATTATGAGGATCCATATTCATAAAGCTATCTTCCCAGACACCGGCTACAAAATCCTCCAATGTGTCAAATCCCATCTCACGGTATAGCTCTTCTCTATAAAACGCATGTGATAGTCCCCAGCCCGCATACACCCGTCCAACGGCGCGCATGTCTGCAGATGTCAATTGATTCAGTTTACTTGAGTCGAAACCGACTGCAGATAGCAGGGAAGATTTTACACCTTCCAGAACTACATATGTGTGTGGCCAAGGTTTGGCGATGCCTCCGAAAGGTGCGATTCGTTCGACCATCTCCGGGTAACTAGCCCCC
Above is a window of Paenibacillus sp. E222 DNA encoding:
- a CDS encoding alpha/beta fold hydrolase, producing MDYEIFNLGDVILQSEVTLPNAYLAYKTYGKLNEQKDNVIVYPTAFGDQHVQNEWLIGSGMALDPEKYFIIVPNLLGNGLSSSPSNTPPPFDRANFPLVTIYDNVRLQHRLLTEKFGIQKIALVVGWSMGGIQAFQWGASYPEMVERIAPFGGIAKPWPHTYVVLEGVKSSLLSAVGFDSSKLNQLTSADMRAVGRVYAGWGLSHAFYREELYREMGFDTLEDFVAGVWEDSFMNMDPHNVLAMLWTGQHADISANPSYKGDFDKALQSIKALACIMPGSTDLFCTADDNEYEAKRIPHAVLKPIQSIWGHFAGRGINSTDNQFIDDNLKHLLSLRTNE